Below is a genomic region from Tumebacillus amylolyticus.
GTGAGGAGCAGGACGGAAACAGCGGCGGCTCCAGTCGAGTTGGCACTTTCGACGTTGCCGTAGATTTGAACGGAAGCGGTCAGCGTTTTCCCCGGAATGTTCCCGGCGACGAGTACGACGGCACCGAATTCAGCGAGCGCTCGGGAAAAAGCGAGCATCGCGCCGCCGACCACACCGGAGCGCATCGCGGGGAAAATCACGCGCCAGAACGTGCCGGAGCGCGAGGCTCCCAACGTGAAGGACGCCTCCTCTTCCGTTGGGTCGAGTTCTTCGAGCAGGGGCTGGATCGTGCGGATTACAAACGGGAACGTAACGAAGATCATGGCGATGACGATGGCGGTTGGCTGGTAGACGATTTCAATGTCATACCCCTTCAAAAAACTGCCGAGCCAACTCTGCGGCCCGAGCAGGAGCAAGATCATCAACCCGCCGACGGCTGTCGGCAAAGCAAACGGCAGATCGACCAACGAGTTGAGGAGACGGCGTCCGGGAAATTTGTACCGAACGAGCACCCAGGCGATCAGCGTGCCGACGGCGGTGTTGATGACGGTGGCGATCAACGCCAATTTGATGGTGCGGTACACGGCATCCCACGCAATCGGCTGCGTGATGCTCTCGACGAACTTCGCCCAGCCGCCGGACAGTCCTTGGACGTAGACCCCGACGATCGGCACGACGATCAACAGCAGGAAATAGACGAGCACGGTGCTTTGTACACTGCGCTTCAGCCAGGAGTTTTTGACAACCATGACTTGGGATTGGCCCCCCTATTCATAAGATTTTCTAATGGGCGGTATTAGGATTTCTTATCCTGACGATACACAGCGTATTACAGACACCTGTCCTGTGTGACTTCATTCGACCGTTTTTTTTGAGAACAAGAAAAGGCTCCACCGCAACTCAAATCAGCCACGGCTCACGTTGTCGCTTGTCGCGTGGGTTGATGTAAGTGCTGGTGGAGCCTTCGGTGGTCCGATCGGCTCGTGTCGCATCTACGATTTTTCAAGTTCATTCAAGACTTTGCGGCCAGTTTGATGGGAGCCTTTGAGCTTTCGAGCGGGAAGCGGTGCTTTTCGGTGCGCTCGATTTGTGTGATTTGCGCACTGTGGACGGTGATGAGCACCGTTCCGTACTGCATGCCTTCCAACGCGTGCAAGATCTGTTGGACTTGCGGGGAGTTCGGGTCGGGTTTCAAAACGTTCTCCAACTGGATCACCTCTTGTATCAGTTTTTCTAATGGTTGTGATAAGATTTTGTTTTTCCTACAAAATCACTATGAATTATTGGTTTTACTATAAAATGGGCGACCGCCTTTTGTCAATCTTGTTCGAAAAAAAAGATCCCGACGCTATTGGCGCGGGATCACATGGTTTGCGACGATCTCGCCAACGGCGTGGGCGTCGCTTTTTTTCGCGGTGAGGTCTTCGTCGTGGTCGAGCGGGAGCAACGGGAAAAGCAACTCGGCCACTCGGTACGCTTCTTCCAGATGCGGGTAGCCGGAGAGGATGAACGTCTCGATCCCGAGGTCGGCGTACTCTTGCATGCGGGCAGCGACTGTTTGCGGGTCCCCGACGAGGGCACAGCCTGCACCGCTGCGCACGAGTCCGACGCCTGCCCAGAGGTTCGGGGAGACTTCGAGCGCGGCACGGCTGCGGTCTTTTTTGCCGCCGTGCAATTCTCCTTGGCGGCGCATGCCGACCGAGTCGTACTTGGCGAAGATCGCTTGGGCTTTCTCGATGGTCTCGTCGTCGACATAGGTCAGCAAGTCTTCGGCAGCCTCCCACGCGGCTTCCTCGGTTTCGCGCACGATGACGTGCAAGCGAATGCCGAAGCGAACGGTGCGGCCCTGCTCGGCGGCGAGGGCGCGGACGCGCTCGATTTTTTCCTTGACTTGGGCAGGCGGTTCGCCCCATGTGAGATACACGTCGATGTGCTTGGCGGCGACGGGCAGAGCGGCCGGTGACGAGCCTCCGAAGAACAACGGCGGGTACGGCGATTGCACGGGCGGGAGCATCTGCTGCCCGTCTTGAATCTTGAGATGGTCGCCGTCGAAGTCGATTTTTTCACCGCTGCACAGCGCACGCCAGACTGTCAGGAATTCGTCGGTTACGTCATAGCGCGCGTCATGGTCGAGGAACAGACCCTCTGCCGCAAGTTCGACAGGGTCGCCGCCGGTGACGACGTTGATCAAGCAACGGCCGTTTGAGAGACGGTCGAGGGAATTCGCCATGCGGGCGGCGGTGGCGGGCATCATCAGGCCGGGACGCATCGCAACGAGAAATCGCAGGCGTTCGGTGGAGGAAAGTAGAGACGCGGCGGTGACCCATGCGTCCTCGCAGGAGCGTCCGGTGGGGAGCAAGACCCCGTAATAGCCGAGATCGTCCGCCGCCTGGGCGATTTGGCGCAAGTAGTTGAACGTCGTCGCACGACCGCCGACAGACGTCGCGAGATACCGTCCGTCGCCGCCCGTGGGGATGAACCAGAACACTTTCATTTCTATCTCTCCTTAATGGCTTGTATTCGGGTTGATTTACTCTGAGAGTACCACGAATTCCGAAAACGTTCTACCTCCTCTCCCCCCGCTCATACCCTAAAAGGTACTCTACACATCGGACAAGGGAGGGCTTGCCTGTGGCGTTGCCGATTCGAGAGTCGGGGATTTTGAGCATGGCGGATTTGGTGGCGCGGATTCTGGGCTTGTTGTTTCTCTCGCGGTTTTTGACAGAGATGGGCTTGGGCGCGAGTGCGTCGTTTCGAATACTACTGCCGTTGATCGGCGTGGCGGCGAGTTTCGGGAGCATCGGGGTGCCGCAAGCGTTGACGAGGCTGTTTGCCGGGGGTCATGGAAATTGGCGAACCGCTTGGTGGAGCACCGTCGCGGCGGCGGGCGTGTCGGTCGCGGGACTTGGCGCTCTCGCTTGGGTCGCCGTTTGGCAAAGCGGGCACAACGTCGAGGGCATCGTGCGCGTGACGATCGCCGCCGTTCCGCTGTTGGTGCTGACTTGTGTGAACGGCAGTCTGCGCGGAATTCTGTTTGGACTGGGCCGGACGATGGCGCCGGCGTTGGCGCAAGTTTTGGAGATCGGCACGCGACTTTGGGTGCTCACCTACATCTGGCCTCTATTAAAAAGCGACCTGCCCACCTCCGGTGCGCAAGTCGGTCTCTATGTGCTGACCACGGGCGAAGTGGCGGCGATGGTGTTTTTGGGGCTGGCGTTGTGGACAGCGGCACGCCGCGCGAGGGGTCGGGTCGCTTTTTTGCAAGAGGCGTCACCCTATCGCCTGCGTTCCGTGTTGCGCATGGCGTGTGCTCCGGCGGGACAGGCGTTGTTTGCGAGTTTGGGGTATGCGATGGAATTGCCGCTGGCCGAGGCGTGGATTGCACAGACGCATGGTGTGGAGACGGCAAAGCACTTGATTGCCGATTACTCGGCGGTCGCTCTGCCTCTGCTCTGTGCGCCGATGGTGCTGACGGACGGACTGGCGACGGCGTTGTTGCCTGCAGAATCGGCAGGGCGCGGGAGGACCGAGCGCGAGGAATCCCGTACCCTCGCCGCTCGTCGAGCTTCCCTGCAATTGCGCCGTGTGATTGGGGCAGTCGCCCTCATCGCGGTGCCCGCTACGGCAGCTCTGCTCGTGTTGGCACCCGTTCTCACGCAGACGTTCGGCTCCTCCACCGCCGCAGACTTGCTTGTCAAACTAGCACCTCTCACTCTCCCGCTCTACTTGCAAGCGCCTCTCGCTTCTCTCCTTCAAGCGCACGGACGCAGCCGGTCGCTGCTGTTCGCGGGGATGTTGGGCGACGGAGCACGACTTGGCGCGTTGTACTTCGCGATTCAGAGTTTGCATCTCACACGCGCCGCTCTCCCCTTGGCTTTTGCGGCATCTGTCTGCGTCCAGACGGGACTTTTGTTGCTCGGAGCGATCAAGCTGACCTCCAAACGAACTCGCACACGACTCCCGTGGCGAACGTTGATCCACTCCGCAGGTGCCGCTCTGCCCTTGACGGCCCTGCTCCTGCTCGGCTTGCACGGCCCTCATCCGTTTCTCTGGTGCCTCCCTGCCGTCGCAGCCGCTTTTCTCCATCTACGCTGGGCAGGAGAAGTTCCGCCGTTGCCGCATCTCTTACGTCGTTTTACAGAAAAAGAACACCCCTGAGCTCCGGCTCAGGGGTGTTCCTTTTTTCCACATCCTACATGGCAGCTTGCTTCGTTACCTCTCGATGAGACCGCCAGCGCAAATACGCGAGGCAGGCCACCGTCACCAGCACCGGCACGAGGAGATATCCCTGTGCGAACGGCGCGACGCCCAGACAGAACAGCGCCGACAGCATCGACGTCCACCGCCCGACTTTGTCGTTCCACAGCAGTTTCACACAGGCAAACGTCGTGATGATGTACACGAGGATGCCGAGCGTCACCGGCACGAGGATCAGTTTGTCGACGGACAGGTCGAACACGTAGCAGATCAACAGCGTCACCGTATTGGTCACGAACAAAAACCACACGGCGCGGTTCGGGACATCCCGGCCGCTTTTTTTCTCAAACCAGCGCGGAAACACGCCATCGCGGGCGAGTGCAAACGCCAACCGCGACGACGATGCGAGATAGACGTTGACCGTGCCGAGGCAGACGATGCACGTGATGACCGCCGTTACAACTCCGGCCCCGACGCCGAGCGCTTGGCTCATCAGCACGGCAAGCGGTGCGCTCGATTCGCTTCCATCTCCCGACGTGCCCGTTCCGATCGTGACAAACGCAAGCAGCGTGTACACCGCTCCGACCAACACGACCGAAACCCACGTCGCTTTCATGACATCGCGATGAGGATTCTTGAATTCCGGCACCAAGTGCGTGATCGATTCCCAGCCGAAAAACGCCCAGAAAATCAACACGCAAGCAGAGCCCACTCCCGACAACCCATGCGGCGCAAACGGTGTAAAATTCACGCTCTCCACATGCGGCATCGAGAAGAGAATCGTCGAGACCAGCAGGAGCAACACCACGCCGCTGAGCAAAAGCGACAGGTTGCCGCTCATCTTCATCCCGATCAGCGCCGTCACGAGCGCCACGACCAGAAAGGAAAACGCAAACCCGTACATCGCGTCACGCCCCAGATGAAACGCCGACGTGATGTAACTTGATCCGGTCACACCGACGACCGCTTCGCCCACCGAGACCCAGACCATGAAGTACCAGCCGACGATGGCACCCATCGTGCGGCCGAATGCGTTTTTCACAATGACGGAAATTCCGCCGAGGTCTTGGTAGCGCAACGCAAGTCGAGCAAACGTGTACGCCAGCGGAAAACTGAGCAGGGACAACAACAACCAGGACACCACGGCGGCGGGTCCTGCGGCATGAACCGTGTAGCTTGGCAAGATCAAAATGCCCGACCCGAGCACCGCTCCCATGTAGAGGGCGATGCCTTGGGCGAACGTGATCGTGGGACGAGGAGAGGAACTCAAATTTCTACTCCTGTACCAGTTCGCTTTGGAGGTACGCCGTGATCAAGCGCACCGAATTGTCGAGTGCGTCCTTGTGGCAACGCTCGTTGGCGTGAGAAGCGTCGATGCCCGGCCCGATTAGGCCGTGCTTGACGTCAACACCTGCACGCAGGGCTGCCGAAGCGTCAGAGCCGTAGTGCGGGTAGAGGTCCACTTGGTAGTAGATGTCGTTTTTCTTCGCGAGTTCCACGAGGTGTTTGCGCAGAGCGTAATGGTACGGGCCGGAAGAGTCTTTCGCACAGATCGAGACACAGTATTCGTCGGTGGTTTGACCGCGACCAATCGCGCCCATGTCGATGGCGAGCATCTCGACCGTCTCCGGGGTGATGTTCGAGTTCGCGCCGTAGCCGATCTCTTCGTTGTTGGACACGAGGAAATGCGTGGTGTACGGCAGTTCTTCCCCTGCTTCGCGAATCGCTTTGATCGCACCGAACATGCAAGCGACCGACGCTTTGTCATCGAGGTGGCGGGTTTTGATGAAGCCGGTCGGAGTGACTTCACAACGCGGAGCAAACGAAACGAAATCGCCGACGTCGATGCCGAGTTTTTTGACATCGTCCGCGTTTTTCACAACGGCGTCGAGGCGGACTTCCATCGTGTCTTGGCTGCGCTCGATGGAACCTGCGTCCTTGTAGACGTGAACCGACGCGTTCGTGGAGAGGATCGTACCGGTGAAGATGTCGCCGGCAGACGTTTCGATTTCGCAGTATTCGCCTTCGATGGAGTTGAACGTAAAGCCGCCGATCAGCGAGAGTTTCAGACGGCCGTTGCCTTTGACTTCCTTTACCATCGCGCCGAGGGTGTCGACGTGCGCCGTCAGGGTACGGTGGATGGAGTTGTTCTTGCCGGGCACGGTCATGAGCAACGCGCCTTTGTTGTTGCGCTTGTGGGAGATGCCCAATTTGGACGCTTCCTCCTCGACGAAGCGGATGACGCGCTCCGTGTTCCCAGACGGACTCGGGATGTTGACGAGGTTTACGAGCAGGTCGAGCACATAGTCGACATTGGCTTTTACGGTCATGAGAGCAGCACTCCTCTTGGTATGTATCTTCTCAGATTCTACCATAAAAAAAGCCCCCCCGGCGCATGTCGGGGAGGCTTTTTCTCATCTCAGGGACCGCTGGAAACGTTGTCGATCTGCCAAGGTCCGTCCTGGTTCTCTTGCACGACGGTGAAGAACATCGCGTTGGGACCGCCGTCCACTTCGTAGGTTTTCATCGCGGCGTACCGTCGATTTTTGACCAAATACCCGGCGGTGACGTCCACCTGACCCGGCGTGTTGTCTTCGCGGAATTTGACGGTGTATTTCACGCCCGTCTGAATCTGCGGCCCGTAGTAGTTGTCGGTCACAATCGGCGTCGGAGTGCCGCGGTCCACACCGTTGGTCTGCAAGTAGAACTGGTACGACAAACTGAGCAACGAGGACATCGTGGCACGGTCTTGTCGGTCGTTGGCTTGGAGGTACTTGGTAATCACTTGATCCGGCGTCCACTTCACCCTGTCGCTCGTGTACGATTCCAACTTCTCCGCTTTCGTCCACTCGCCCCATGTCTGCTTCGTGATCTCGCCGAACAGTTTGTTGTCCAGCGAAGCCATCGCACTTCCGCCAAGCGACCGCATCCAAGCGCCGACCAACCGCTTCCCGGAGAACACCCCAATCACTTCGCTGTCTTGGTAGCCCTCGATCCGACCTCCTGCGAACGTCTCTTTCAACGGGAGGATGTACACGGTGACCGACTGTCCCAGATACGGCGTCAAATCATAGCCGATCTGCTTTGAGAGCACGTTGGCGTAGTCATAGTACAACCCGAACGGCGGAGTCCCCGGCACCGGTTGGAACGAAGCCGGCAGATCGGTGGTGACAATCGTCGGACCGGTCGAACTCAACGAGTAGTGATACTGGCCCAGCAAGTCTTGTATCTGTTGCACAGGCTCTTTCAATTGCGTGACCGTCTGCGGCGGCTGTTTCTGGTTCGGTTGCGTGACGACATCGCTCTGGCTCTTGCCCGAGCCGAACAACGCCGGGACTTGGGTCGCCGCCAACACCACACAGGCCGCGACCGCTCCGGCCGACAACCACTTGGTGTAGCGACGGCGTTTGTGTGAAGTAATCACCGCTTCAATCTCGGCAGGTGAGGGCAGCAACGAACGAGTCGGCCGAGGAATCGCCACCCCTTCGACCGCAATCCCCAACTCGGCGAGCGACGCTTGTTCGGAGCGGCAGCGGGCACAGCTTTGCAGATGCTCTTGCACCTCCGGCGTGATCTCGCCACACCACATCAACTCTTGGATTTCTTTGCAGTTCACAACGCTTCACCTCCCGTCGGACTTAATTGTTCGCGCAGTCGGTCCCGCAAACGGAACAACCGCGTCTTGACCGTCGCTTCCTTCATCTCCAACATCTGCGCCACTTCCTTGACGGACAGGTCCTGCTCAAAACGCAGGATAAAAATCTGCCGGTCCAACTCAGGCAAGTCCTTCAACAGCTTCTGCACCGACAATTTCAACGACAACGTCCCTTCAAAACCTTCGGACGTTGAGGACGACTCTTGAATCTCCACGAGCGAGACGTTTTTTTTCTTGCGCACGGCATCGCGCTGCGTGTTGAGACAGATGCGATACACCCACGATTGAAACGCACAATCACCGCGATAGGAATGCAGATTGCGACAAACTTTCAACAGCGAGTCTTGCGCGAGGTCTTCCGCATCTTGTCGGTGCCCCGTCAGGTGGTAACTCACCCGATAGACGAACGGTTCGAGTTCCCGCAGAAACTCCGTCATCGCCTCGGCACTCTGCAAGGCGCGCTGAATCTGGTGCTCCATCTGCTCACCCCCTTCTCCACGTACTCTCTTACCACGTAAGACGCACAATTTCGACGTCAGGATTCAACATTTCGAAAAAAAAAAGCACCAAACCGTCACCCGGTCTGATGCTTTCTCGCTTATGATTCGTTGGCTCGCTGTGCTTCCGGCGAACTCTGCATCTCCAGCGGTGTCGGCAAGTCTGTCTCGCCCGGAGTCGGCATGATGTCGAGGTCGTCCTCGTCCAAATCCTCCGGCTCCTCCGCCATCGACTGGTCCACGTCGCTGTCTTCCCAATGAAGTTTCAACGTCAGCGAGTGGTCACGGCCTTCCTTTTTGTAGTCCTGTCGTACAAACACCACGTTGGCGAGCGGAATCGGAATGGCGTCCAGCGTGACGATGCTCTCCGCGTCGATTTGGTTCGCCCAATGGCGCAACAGGTCGGCCACCTCACGCGTAGACATCACTTCGCGGCGCTTGATTTTGATCTCCGAACTTCTCATCGGGCATCCCTCCCTCTCGTTAGTCTACCCGAACCAAGCCGGCTGTAGAATTACGAGTACGGCAGTTGAATCGTAAACGTACTGCCTTCGCCGATTGTCGACGTCACGTGAATCGTGCCGTTGTGACCCTCGATGATGCGGTGCGAAACGGCGAGTCCAAGGCCCGTGCCGTTCTGCTTGCGGGTGTAGAACGGCTCGAAGACGCGCTCGATGGTTTCTTTGTCCATCCCGACGCCGGTGTCTCTGAAGTGGACGGCGACGTGCGAGATGCAATTCTGCATCTCCAACTCCAAACGTCCGCCCTCGCTCATCGCATCGATGGCGTTGTTGGTCAAGTTCAAGAACACCTGCAACATCTGGTCGCGATCCAACGCCACACGTCCGCTCAAATGCTCCGCTTTGATCACCGAGAGCTCGACGTTCTGCATGATCGCTTGCGGTTGAATCAACGCCGCAAGATCGTCGATCAGATTCGGCAGCGAGTCGATCTTCAATTTCGGTGCGCTCGGTTTGGCGATCATCAGGAAATCGGTGATGATCTCGTTGGCGCGGTCGATCTCCGGGATGACGACTTCCTTCAGTTGGCGAATCTTCGGGTCGGGCGAATCGCTTGGCAACAGTTGCAAGAAGCCTTTCGCCGTCGTCAACGGGTTGCGAATCTCATGCGCAATCCCCGCGGCAAACTTGCCCAGCACGGAGAACTTCTCCGCTCGGCGCACTTGCTCTTCCAGGAACAAACGGTCTGTCAAATCCTCGAATATCCCGATGGCGCCGAGAATTTCGCCGTCCTCGCCCATCAGCGAACGCGTCGAGGTCTTCAAGATGCGCTCCACTCCGTCGGACGACGAAATCGTCTGTTGAATGTCTGTAAAATGACTCCCCGTACGCAACGTCTCATGCAACAGACTGAGATGATCGTCCATCTGCAACTTCTCCAAGAACAGCGAACCTTTGTGGTTGACCATCTCATTGCGCGAGATGCCAAACAACTGCTCGGCGCGCGAGTTGAACGTGGTGATGATGTTGTCCTTGTCGAGAATGACCAAGCCTTCGGTCATCGCGTTGAAGATAAACTCCGTCTGCGCTTGCAAGATGCGGTAGTATTCCAACTCCCGCACGATCGGATAGCCGATCAGAATCGAACCGCGTCCGTCGGAGAGCGGGATCAGCTCTTGCGTAATCCAGATCTTTTTCCCCGAACGGGAGTAGCCTGGGAACGGCAACAAATTGTCGAAGTGACGGCCGATGATGTCGTCCTCGTCCACTTCCATCAATTCGAGCGCCGTGTGGTTGGCATACGTAAGCAAACCGTTCTCGTCGTAGGTCAAGATCGAGTTCGGAATGGAGTCGAGGACGATCTCCAAGTTCTGCAGATGCGTCTCTTCCATTTTGCGTTCGCGGTTGATCACATAACGTTCCAACAATTCGGAGTGGTTCACTTCGAGCAATTTCATCGAAGCGTCCATGATCTCAAACGGATCGCCCGCGTCCTCCGACAAGCGGGAGACTTCGCGGATGACGATAAACAAAATCCGGCGCGTGCCTTCCAAAATCTCGCGGATCTGCTGAAGAGAGGCTCCGTGATCGCCAAGCACGTCTCCAAGCTCCACAAATTCCGGGTGGACCACCACACCGACTCCCTCTAATAGACAATCCATCAACCAGTGCGTAAATTCACGTATCGGAGCGGCCAATAATTTGGTCTGCGCAAATGTCTCTGTGTTCGCTGCGCAATCAATAATCTCTTCCAACTGGTCGCGTACAAATGAGTTCAACTCGATGTGGCTCACGATCCCACCAACCTTGTTTTGTATAAGTCGTCCCTACTCCTTCTCCTTCACAATTCGTCATATGGGTGCATTTTCCTCCTTGATCATTAAAATTAATACTTACTTTCGACCCACCAAAAAAAGACCCACGGCACTTGGCCTGTGGGTCTTTTTTCTCTACTTCGCGAACGTCTGGGCCAATTGGATCAGCGTTCGGGTGGAGAACGCCGTGCCGCCGGTAACGGTGTAGCCCTTGGTGGAGTTTGCACGAGACATGTTCGCCATGTCGATGTGGCAGAACGGAACGTCGTCTGCAAACGCCGCGATGAACACCCCGCCGGCAATCGCGCCTGCGTTGCGACCGGAGTAGTTGATGTAGTCCGCGACTTTGGAGTCGATCAAGTCTTGGTACTCTTCGAAGTTCGGCAGCGTCCAGAGCTTTTCGCCGACTTCTGCGCCCGCCAGACGCACTTGCTCGACGAACGCGTCGTCGTTGCCGTACAGCGAAGCCGATACATAGCCGAGTGCCGAAACGACAGCCCCCGTAAGCGTTGCCGTATCCACAATCGCCGTTGCGCCGAGATGTTTCGCATAAGCAACGCCGTCCGCGAGAACGAGACGCCCTTCGCAGTCGGTGTCGATCATTTCGACCGTCTTGCCGTTGAACGCCACCGCCACATCGCCCGGTTTGAACGCACGACCGGAGATCATGTTCTCCGCGAGGCAGAGGATGCCGATGACGTTGACTTTCAATTTCTTGCGTGCGATCGCTTGCATCGCAAACAGCACGCAGGCGGCACCGCCCATGTCGGTATGCATGTTCGGCATGCCGGCTTCCGGTTTAATGATGTACCCGCCCGTGTCGAACGTTACGCCTTTGCCGACCATGCCGAGAGTTTCTTGGCTGTCCGGTGCGCCAACGTATTTCAAAACGACGAGGCGCGGCGGAATGTCAGACCCAACCCCGACGGCGTGCAAGAGGTTCAGACCTTGCTCCTTGAGTTGGTTTTCGTCGAGAATTTCGACGGTCAAGCCTTCCGCTTCGCCGACTGCCTTGGCTTTGTCCCCAAAAATCACCGGGTCGAGCAGGTTCGCCGGCATGTTCACGTAGTCGCGGGCCACATTGACCGCCTCTGCGTGAATTTGTGCAGCTTCAACGACAGACGCGATGTCGCCGTTGGAGAGCACGAGCAATTCGGAGAAGCGCTTGTCTTCCTCCGGCTTCGATTTGTGAGCCGAATAGACATAGCGACCCATCAACAGACCTTCCACCGTCGCCAGCGCGAATTCATCGGTGAACGGAGCCACCGCCACGGTGCGGCCCTTGAGCGAGCGAGCGGCGCTGCCGGCGGCCTCTCGCACTTTTTCCGCATCGAGTTTGTCCGATTCGCCCAAGCCGACGAGGAACAGATGCGTCGCTTGCAGACGTCCGGACGTGCGGATGTGCGCGACCGAGCCGTTCTTGCCGGACAATTCGCGGTCTGCAAACATCGCTTTCAACTCGCCGCCAAGCTCCGTATCCAGTTCGAGCAGTTCCGGCGAGAGTGCATCGCTTTTCGTGTAGAACACAAGCAGGGAGTCGGCTGTAACCGCTTCCAAGCTCGTAAAAGTATGTACGTGTACGTTCATAAAAAAGTTCCTCCTTGGTGCTAGTCCTTCTCAGTATACAATACCCATCGGGTTTTTACGATTCATCCCGGTCCGTCTTCATGCTATACTGAGAAAAATAACAAAGAGAGCCGAGCATTCGGCTCTCTCTTGTTTTTTTTCAAAAAGGCAGTCATACACTAGCCGTAGGAGGTGAGCGACATGGATCAGAATCCTTACAAGACAGACGGCAAGGAAGCGTGGCAAGCGTTTGGGCTGGTTTCCGCAATCGGGGTTGATCTGGCGTCGTGTGTGGTCGCCGGGGTCTTTCTGGGCAAATGGTTGGATGGATTGTGGGGTACAACTCCGTGGATGTTGTTGCTGGGGATCTTGCTCGGTCTCACCGGCGGCGTCTTGGGTGTGGTGAAATTGCTTCAGAAGTACGGCCCGGAAGCCCGCTCCAAAAAGCAGTAAGCAGGGGATGGGGTTAGGTTTCTTTGTTGAAGCGGTTGTTTTTCAAGATCTCGTCGACTTTCTGGACCTCTTCTGCAAACGACCGCAGCCGCTCCGAAGCTTCTGCTTCGAGATCGGTCAGC
It encodes:
- the ssuD gene encoding FMNH2-dependent alkanesulfonate monooxygenase produces the protein MKVFWFIPTGGDGRYLATSVGGRATTFNYLRQIAQAADDLGYYGVLLPTGRSCEDAWVTAASLLSSTERLRFLVAMRPGLMMPATAARMANSLDRLSNGRCLINVVTGGDPVELAAEGLFLDHDARYDVTDEFLTVWRALCSGEKIDFDGDHLKIQDGQQMLPPVQSPYPPLFFGGSSPAALPVAAKHIDVYLTWGEPPAQVKEKIERVRALAAEQGRTVRFGIRLHVIVRETEEAAWEAAEDLLTYVDDETIEKAQAIFAKYDSVGMRRQGELHGGKKDRSRAALEVSPNLWAGVGLVRSGAGCALVGDPQTVAARMQEYADLGIETFILSGYPHLEEAYRVAELLFPLLPLDHDEDLTAKKSDAHAVGEIVANHVIPRQ
- a CDS encoding APC family permease — encoded protein: MSSSPRPTITFAQGIALYMGAVLGSGILILPSYTVHAAGPAAVVSWLLLSLLSFPLAYTFARLALRYQDLGGISVIVKNAFGRTMGAIVGWYFMVWVSVGEAVVGVTGSSYITSAFHLGRDAMYGFAFSFLVVALVTALIGMKMSGNLSLLLSGVVLLLLVSTILFSMPHVESVNFTPFAPHGLSGVGSACVLIFWAFFGWESITHLVPEFKNPHRDVMKATWVSVVLVGAVYTLLAFVTIGTGTSGDGSESSAPLAVLMSQALGVGAGVVTAVITCIVCLGTVNVYLASSSRLAFALARDGVFPRWFEKKSGRDVPNRAVWFLFVTNTVTLLICYVFDLSVDKLILVPVTLGILVYIITTFACVKLLWNDKVGRWTSMLSALFCLGVAPFAQGYLLVPVLVTVACLAYLRWRSHREVTKQAAM
- a CDS encoding RNA polymerase sigma factor: MEHQIQRALQSAEAMTEFLRELEPFVYRVSYHLTGHRQDAEDLAQDSLLKVCRNLHSYRGDCAFQSWVYRICLNTQRDAVRKKKNVSLVEIQESSSTSEGFEGTLSLKLSVQKLLKDLPELDRQIFILRFEQDLSVKEVAQMLEMKEATVKTRLFRLRDRLREQLSPTGGEAL
- a CDS encoding DUF4830 domain-containing protein; this encodes MNCKEIQELMWCGEITPEVQEHLQSCARCRSEQASLAELGIAVEGVAIPRPTRSLLPSPAEIEAVITSHKRRRYTKWLSAGAVAACVVLAATQVPALFGSGKSQSDVVTQPNQKQPPQTVTQLKEPVQQIQDLLGQYHYSLSSTGPTIVTTDLPASFQPVPGTPPFGLYYDYANVLSKQIGYDLTPYLGQSVTVYILPLKETFAGGRIEGYQDSEVIGVFSGKRLVGAWMRSLGGSAMASLDNKLFGEITKQTWGEWTKAEKLESYTSDRVKWTPDQVITKYLQANDRQDRATMSSLLSLSYQFYLQTNGVDRGTPTPIVTDNYYGPQIQTGVKYTVKFREDNTPGQVDVTAGYLVKNRRYAAMKTYEVDGGPNAMFFTVVQENQDGPWQIDNVSSGP
- a CDS encoding ATP-binding protein gives rise to the protein MSHIELNSFVRDQLEEIIDCAANTETFAQTKLLAAPIREFTHWLMDCLLEGVGVVVHPEFVELGDVLGDHGASLQQIREILEGTRRILFIVIREVSRLSEDAGDPFEIMDASMKLLEVNHSELLERYVINRERKMEETHLQNLEIVLDSIPNSILTYDENGLLTYANHTALELMEVDEDDIIGRHFDNLLPFPGYSRSGKKIWITQELIPLSDGRGSILIGYPIVRELEYYRILQAQTEFIFNAMTEGLVILDKDNIITTFNSRAEQLFGISRNEMVNHKGSLFLEKLQMDDHLSLLHETLRTGSHFTDIQQTISSSDGVERILKTSTRSLMGEDGEILGAIGIFEDLTDRLFLEEQVRRAEKFSVLGKFAAGIAHEIRNPLTTAKGFLQLLPSDSPDPKIRQLKEVVIPEIDRANEIITDFLMIAKPSAPKLKIDSLPNLIDDLAALIQPQAIMQNVELSVIKAEHLSGRVALDRDQMLQVFLNLTNNAIDAMSEGGRLELEMQNCISHVAVHFRDTGVGMDKETIERVFEPFYTRKQNGTGLGLAVSHRIIEGHNGTIHVTSTIGEGSTFTIQLPYS
- a CDS encoding M42 family metallopeptidase, which translates into the protein MTVKANVDYVLDLLVNLVNIPSPSGNTERVIRFVEEEASKLGISHKRNNKGALLMTVPGKNNSIHRTLTAHVDTLGAMVKEVKGNGRLKLSLIGGFTFNSIEGEYCEIETSAGDIFTGTILSTNASVHVYKDAGSIERSQDTMEVRLDAVVKNADDVKKLGIDVGDFVSFAPRCEVTPTGFIKTRHLDDKASVACMFGAIKAIREAGEELPYTTHFLVSNNEEIGYGANSNITPETVEMLAIDMGAIGRGQTTDEYCVSICAKDSSGPYHYALRKHLVELAKKNDIYYQVDLYPHYGSDASAALRAGVDVKHGLIGPGIDASHANERCHKDALDNSVRLITAYLQSELVQE
- a CDS encoding YezD family protein codes for the protein MENVLKPDPNSPQVQQILHALEGMQYGTVLITVHSAQITQIERTEKHRFPLESSKAPIKLAAKS
- the cysT gene encoding sulfate ABC transporter permease subunit CysT, encoding MVVKNSWLKRSVQSTVLVYFLLLIVVPIVGVYVQGLSGGWAKFVESITQPIAWDAVYRTIKLALIATVINTAVGTLIAWVLVRYKFPGRRLLNSLVDLPFALPTAVGGLMILLLLGPQSWLGSFLKGYDIEIVYQPTAIVIAMIFVTFPFVIRTIQPLLEELDPTEEEASFTLGASRSGTFWRVIFPAMRSGVVGGAMLAFSRALAEFGAVVLVAGNIPGKTLTASVQIYGNVESANSTGAAAVSVLLLTLSFVVLWSVNLLTAGRDAR